A genomic segment from Methanofollis sp. encodes:
- a CDS encoding type II toxin-antitoxin system HicA family toxin — MLESIGYSFLRQTGSHVRMGKQCETGTKPVTVPLHNEINAKTL, encoded by the coding sequence ATGCTCGAATCGATCGGGTATTCTTTTCTTCGACAAACTGGGAGCCATGTTCGGATGGGGAAGCAATGCGAGACCGGTACTAAACCAGTCACCGTCCCCCTGCACAACGAGATCAACGCAAAAACCCTGA
- a CDS encoding type II toxin-antitoxin system HicB family antitoxin, translated as MIVEFKTYFCDGWWGAHAVEHSIYTQGKTVGVLIDNILEATELHFEEEIERGELITIITTPESSAETTSDMPVIKFEYKVDIIAKTASC; from the coding sequence ATGATCGTCGAGTTTAAAACGTATTTCTGCGACGGATGGTGGGGCGCACATGCAGTCGAGCACTCCATCTATACTCAGGGGAAGACCGTCGGTGTTCTCATCGATAACATCTTAGAGGCAACTGAACTTCATTTTGAGGAGGAGATCGAGAGAGGCGAACTGATCACCATCATCACCACGCCCGAATCTTCAGCAGAAACAACCTCGGATATGCCGGTTATCAAGTTCGAGTACAAGGTTGATATTATTGCCAAAACAGCCAGTTGTTAG